A window of the Xenopus laevis strain J_2021 chromosome 9_10L, Xenopus_laevis_v10.1, whole genome shotgun sequence genome harbors these coding sequences:
- the ncoa6.L gene encoding nuclear receptor coactivator 6 isoform X4 yields MASHYLPDPGEPQTSLHVSPAQPQDGDNDSGIEDELRLEQADSTIFLAFKGDIGDTDFQQKLDKILNTVPNLVSMESDQLRLQKVEPWNSVRVTFNIPREAAERLRLLAQGNNQQLRELGILSVQIEGEGAINLALPHNQGQVRMNGPVAANSAMRIDGNFAMQGGTGIIRMNSPAVAMMSQGANVSSAVMTPGGSTDLQPRTPRPPSQQADTINPLMSSLNVQQSNHPSGSLGPQIHPMQNVVVSRPINPANFQQFQQQTRLPQHTQVSQGMRQSFAGPSQVPVPPGWNQLASGALQPPPAQAAIGTLNQGWKKSPLNTGPVQQQQFPQRPSLATVQTPSHPPPPYPFGSQQAAQTHTNFPSMANPNQFSGPPMKALQGGPSRVPTPLQQPHLTNKSPASSPSSSFQQSSPVSSPTVNQVQQQAMGPRSGQATPMPQGFQQPPVSSPSRGGMIAQGNAAGGFMMQQAPQQNQGPQAIHTGVTKRLPPGFQAGQGNANFLQGQTPPGTAGSPSNGAGLQQQGSTGGQTTVGGSVNGSSHSQMQVSHGGPNVMQNNLMGIHSNLNNQQAGSSGVNQVNMAGLHGQNQQANQSHLLSMQQQIISSQGQMVNLQGQAPLNTQAQQMVLSRNQLMPQGQMMGTSPGQNLGQTSQRMTPPKQMLQSHNQMMTSQGQSMMQQMEQIIQGNKQGFSAQNPAGVMGGPNQIIRGANAGLQNAMMHFPGQVSQQGSVNNTSHGVNMQGQGLRAPIPGQHLQQTHGDSVTQPGSDLNALLPDLSMPTTGNMASQHMQNMPGVSGQHFPGHGLPFGSPFGQGGNGNQMGCGQNPSFPINKDVTLTSPLLVNLLQSDISAGHFGVNSKQNNGNPAKPKKKKPPRKKKNQQAEEQISATEPRMEDPDPLGIVGDQGSTVETTQKLNEFPNRPAGFPPQPVEQRSLQQIPSQLMQQLGQQPQSQGGQTQQPTPPQQMMMMLMMQQQDQKSVRLPGQQGDFNRRPSLNSEAQRMPMQPGGNMPVMVNMPGSGSIPPSPDKQRMPMAPNVSLGNNGRKMGFPDSGNQSGSPLGEMPTTSALVDIPDQAAASGQQNNMAPHLLLSQNQLMMSGNKSGNLSSMTLSQGANPQQQLANSMPGPHGHHFSSVQTPSQTSRPKTPNRASPRPYYPQTPNNRPPSTEPSEISLSPERLNASIAGLFPPQINIPLPPRPTLNRGFDQQGLNPTTLKAIGQAPPGLTVTNPTGFVPSHKMDIMAGKQTGSSGNKRASPSNSRRSSPGSSRKTTPSPGRQNLKNNKFVLGPQQNPGILHNLEIQRNLMQAQTSMQSLVPGPPIGPYPPVSLSATCSITEENKDSSAMMQETESQVMQNAFKEQAEAELKAMVQQELKMSSEEMVRKELQPMDHCKPPSAEEIKTMVSPAMRDAPTSLSQLLDHSAAPNLTIKTAVVPITESPPLQLLSDDPKIADIPPVPEGTSSSNSEIVSTPNPLLHTGPRGDTMEPSTNVSPNLPSSSVKQPAGQTSVSSSVSQNQITVFVTSNPITTSSTTTDPMTSHLQQQSLMPTVVNVQNMGNKVIVSEGQQASQSTVHSPFITPVFFNSPSIIQVMKGSKQGNLPVSAAASNSNMAPQSVAVVGSLHIPQNIQLSAGTPSSTPPSSTVSSMHTTRPVLVNPPQTTAQSPSVVLPPTPFRESNIEDVSSQLGVTSDECPPIPSQSVASSTCDSIKNSSASSKGQPKVIQTEQILFTKVKNNLSGGTGTGNLETNKEELEDGDKTPPLANLAATDPEVTTAISADSLCPTNTSSVGVPAPSAAQSSIQGELRNVDNTVPERNDSTLDTISTEKTHEIVSSKSTRQEERPASNKESAPEKSEGDTQDIPESEATERSKPLSRRNSKIEEPQEVLESGQRKRSARPGSASAKESGASPTQSKRRKSK; encoded by the exons ATGGCCTCCCACTATCTCCCTGATCCAGGAGAGCCCCAGACCAGTCTTCATGTCTCCCCTGCACAaccgcaagatggagacaacgaCTCCGGAATAGAAGATGAGCTCAGATTAGAACAGGCAGACTCTACAATTTTCTTGGCTTTTAAAGGAGATATTGGAGACACTGACTTCCAGCAAAAGCTAGACAAGATCCTGAATACTGTGCCGAACCTTGTTAGCATGG AGTCCGATCAGCTGAGACTTCAGAAGGTGGAGCCGTGGAACAGTGTCAGAGTAACGTTTAACATCCCCCGGGAAGCGGCTGAGCGTTTGCGCCTCCTTGCTCAGGGTAACAACCAGCAGCTACGGGAGTTAGGAATTCTCTCTGTCCAAATTGAAG GGGAAGGTGCAATAAATCTAGCTTTGCCCCACAATCAGGGACAGGTGCGGATGAATGGTCCAGTGGCAGCAAACAGTGCTATGAGAATTGACGGCAATTTTGCAATGCAAGGTGGAACGG GCATCATCAGGATGAACAGCCCTGCAGTGGCCATGATGTCTCAGGGTGCTAATGTTTCTTCTGCTGTGATGACTCCTGGTGGAAGCACTGATCTTCAACCAAGAACACCCAGGCCCCCCTCGCAACAAG CAGATACAATCAATCCTCTCATGTCCAGCTTGAATGTTCAGCAGTCAAATCACCCTTCTGGTTCCTTGGGCCCCCAGATCCATCCCATGCAGAATGTGGTTGTCAGCAGACCCATAAATCCGGCCAACTTCCAGCAGTTCCAACAGCAGACGCGGCTTCCCCAACATACACAGGTCTCCCAAGGGATGCGGCAGTCCTTTGCTGGTCCATCGCAAGTTCCAGTACCCCCTGGCTGGAACCAACTTGCCTCAGGGGCTTTGCAGCCTCCTCCTGCCCAAGCAGCCATTGGTACACTTAACCAGGGATGGAAGAAGTCTCCATTGAACACAGGTCCTGTTCAGCAACAGCAGTTCCCTCAAAGACCTTCATTAGCCACAGTGCAGACACCATCCCATCCCCCACCTCCATATCCATTTGGAAGCCAGCAAGCCGCCCAGACACATACCAATTTCCCTTCTATGGCCAACCCAAACCAGTTCAGTGGCCCACCAATGAAAGCTCTGCAAGGGGGGCCATCTAGGGTCCCCACACCTCTGCAGCAGCCTCATCTTACTAATAAGTCTCCTGCTTCATCGCCTTCATCATCCTTTCAGCAGAGCTCTCCGGTTTCTTCCCCAACTGTGAACCAGGTGCAGCAACAGGCCATGGGACCACGCTCAGGGCAGGCCACGCCTATGCCACAAGGGTTCCAGCAGCCGCCAGTCAGCTCACCCAGCCGTGGGGGGATGATAGCACAGGGAAATGCTGCGGGGGGCTTCATGATGCAGCAGGCACCTCAACAAAATCAGGGACCACAAGCTATTCATACAG gggTTACCAAGCGCCTCCCCCCAGGTTTTCAAGCAGGTCAAGGAAATGCTAATTTTCTGCAAGGCCAGACACCACCCGGCACAGCAGGATCACCTTCTAACGGTGCAGGACTGCAGCAACAAGGCAGTACGGGTGGACAAACAACAG TAGGGGGCTCGGTGAATGGATCTTCACACAGTCAGATGCAGGTGTCACATGGGGGTCCAAATGTAATGCAAAACAACCTGATGGGAATTCACAGCAACCTGAATAACCAGCAGGCTGGCAGCAGTGGAGTGAATCAGGTGAACATGGCCGGTCTGCATGGACAAAACCAGCAAGCCAATCAGTCACATCTTCTCAGCATGCAACAGCAAATCATCTCTTCCCAAGGCCAGATGGTGAACCTTCAGGGGCAGGCCCCACTAAACACACAGGCTCAACAGATGGTGCTCTCTCGGAATCAGCTTATGCCCCAGGGACAGATGATGGGAACATCTCCAGGCCAAAACCTGGGGCAAACATCTCAGCGCATGACCCCACCCAAACAGATGCTACAGTCACACAATCAGATGATGACGTCCCAGGGTCAGAGCATGATGCAGCAGATGGAGCAGATTATACAGGGAAATAAGCAAGGTTTCAGTGCACAGAACCCAGCAGGGGTTATGGGTGGGCCCAATCAGATTATAAGGGGAGCAAATGCTGGACTGCAGAATGCCATGATGCATTTTCCTGGACAGGTTTCTCAGCAGGGGTCTGTAAATAACACTTCCCATGGGGTGAACATGCAAGGACAGGGACTTCGAGCCCCAATTCCAGGGCAACACTTGCAGCAAACACATGGGGACAGTGTGACACAACCTGGCAGTGATCTAAACGCCCTACTTCCGGATCTTTCCATGCCAACAACTGGCAACATGGCTTCACAGCACATGCAGAACATGCCAGGAGTTTCAGGGCAGCATTTTCCAGGCCATGGACTACCCTTCGGCTCTCCATTTGGCCAAGGGGGCAATGGAAATCAGATGGGGTGTGGCCAGAATCCATCCTTTCCTATTAATAAGGATGTGACCCTGACCAGTCCATTACTGGTGAACCTGCTGCAGAGTGATATCTCAGCTGGGCATTTTGGGGTTAACAGTAAGCAGAACAATGGCAATCCTGCCAAACCCAAGAAAAAAAAGCCACCAAGGAAGAAGAAGAACCAGCAGGCTGAGGAACAAATTAG TGCCACTGAACCCCGCATGGAAGACCCGGACCCCTTGGGGATAGTAGGGGATCAAGGAAGCACTGTGGAGACCACACAGAAACTCAATGAATTTCCCAACAGGCCAGCAG gattcCCGCCTCAGCCAGTAGAGCAAAGATCCTTACAGCAGATCCCTTCTCAGTTAATGCAACAGTTGGGGCAGCAGCCACAAAGTCAGGGAGGGCAGACGCAACAACCAACTCCTCCTCAGCAAATGATGATGATGCTGATGATGCAACAACAGGACCAAAAATCTGTGAGGCTTCCTGGGCAACAAGGAGACTTTAACCGCCGGCCATCTCTAAATTCCGAAGCTCAGAGGATGCCCATGCAGCCTGGTGGCAATATGCCTGTTATGGTGAACATGCCTGGATCTGGCTCAATTCCACCTTCTCCTGACAAGCAGAGGATGCCAATGGCGCCTAATGTGTCTTTGGGAAATAATGGAAGGAAGATGGGATTCCCAGACAGCGGTAATCAGTCAGGGTCACCATTGGGTGAGATGCCTACAACATCCGCTCTAGTGGATATTCCAGATCAGGCAGCAGCTAGTGGGCAGCagaacaatatggcacctcattTGCTACTTTCCCAGAATCAGCTGATGATGTCTGGGAACAAATCAGGAAATCTTTCTTCTATGACTTTATCTCAAGGGGCCAATCCCCAGCAGCAGCTTGCCAACTCTATGCCTGGACCTCATGGGCACCATTTTTCAAGTGTACAAACTCCGTCGCAAACATCGAGACCAAAGACTCCAAACAGAGCAAGCCCAAGGCCTTACTATCCTCAAACTCCCAATAATCGTCCTCCAAGTACAGAGCCTTCTGAGATCAGCCTGTCTCCAGAAAGACTGAATGCCTCCATTGCAGGCCTCTTCCCTCCTCAGATAAATATTCCATTGCCTCCCAGGCCTACATTAAACCGAGGTTTTGATCAGCAAGGGTTGAATCCAACAACCTTGAAGGCCATTGGACAAGCTCCTCCTGGACTGACTGTAACCAACCCAACTGGTTTTGTCCCATCACACAAGATGGACATTATGGCAGGGAAACAGACAGGCAGTAGTGGGAACAAACGAGCAAGCCCTAGCAACAGCAGGAGATCAAGCCCTGGTTCTAGTCGTAAAACAACCCCTAGCCCAGGCAGGCAGAACTTAAAGAACAACAAGTTTGTGCTTGGGCCACAACAAAACCCTGGAATCCTGCACAACCTGGAGATCCAAAGAAATTTAATGCAGGCTCAAACTTCAATGCAGTCCCTAGTCCCTGGACCTCCAATAGGTCCATATCCACCAGTTTCTCTATCAGCCACATGCAGTATAACCGAAGAGAATAAGGATAGCTCAGCAATGATGCAGGAGACAGAGAGTCAGGTAATGCAAAATGCCTTTAAGGAGCAAGCTGAAGCAGAACTTAAAGCTATGGTTCAGCAAGAACTGAAGATGTCTTCTGAAGAGATGGTCAGGAAAGAACTCCAGCCCATGGATCACTGTAAACCTCCATCTGCAGAAGAGATCAAGACTATGGTATCACCAGCAATGAGAGATGCACCGACATCGCTGAGTCAACTGTTGGATCACTCAGCTGCTCCCAATCTTACCATCAAGACTGCAGTAGTACCTATAACTGAATCACCTCCTTTACAGCTGCTTTCAGATGATCCCAAAATTGCTGACATTCCTCCTGTACCAGAAGGTACAAGTAGTAGTAATAGTGAAATAGTATCCACACCCAATCCACTTTTACACACTGGACCACGTGGAGACACCATGGAACCCAGTACAAATGTGTCTCCGAACCTTCCATCTTCTTCAGTGAAACAACCAGCTGGCCAGACCTCTGTTTCCAGCTCAGTGTCTCAGAACCAGATAACCGTTTTTGTCACTTCAAACCCCATTACTACTTCCTCAACCACAACTGACCCTATGACTTCCCACCTGCAGCAGCAATCATTGATGCCAACTGTGGTGAACGTGCAGAATATGGGCAACAAAGTTATTGTGTCCGAAGGGCAGCAGGCTTCCCAGTCAACTGTGCACTCTCCGTTTATTACTCCTGTTTTCTTTAACTCTCCTTCCATCATACAAGTCATGAAGGGATCAAAGCAAGGGAACTTGCCAGTTTCTGCGGCAGCATCCAATTCAAACATGGCTCCTCAGTCTGTGGCAGTTGTGGGGTCTTTACATATTCCACAGAATATTCAGTTGTCTGCTGGAACACCTTCTTCAACTCCACCTTCCAGTACTGTTTCCAGTATGCATACAACTCGACCAGTTCTAGTTAACCCTCCTCAGACCACTGCACAGTCTCCATCTGTTGTTCTACCACCAACACCTTTTAGAGAAAGCAACATAGAAGATGTTAGTTCTCAATTGGGTGTAACATCTGACGAATGCCCTCCTATACCTTCACAGTCTGTGGCTTCTTCAACCTGTGATAGCATAAAGAACTCTTCAGCATCATCCAAGGGTCAGCCCAAGGTGATCCAGACTGAGCAAATTCTATTCACAAAGGTAAAAAATAATTTGTCAGGTGGCACAGGAACAGGCAATTTGGAAACCAACAAAGAAGAACTTGAAGATGGAGACAAAACTCCCCCATTAGCTAACTTGGCTGCTACTGATCCAGAGGTCACCACTGCAATCTCTGCTGACTCTTTGTGTCCCACAAACACCAGTTCTGTAGGAGTGCCTGCTCCATCTGCTGCTCAATCATCAATCCAAGGGGAGCTCAGAAATGTAGACAACACTGTACCAGAGAGAAATGACAGCACATTGGACACTATTTCGACTGAAAAAACACATGAAATTG TCTCCTCCAAAAGTACGAGACAAGAGGAACGACCTGCAAGCAACAAGGAGAGTGCTCCAGAAAAATctg AAGGCGATACCCAAGATATCCCAGAAAG TGAAGCAACGGAGAGATCAAAACCTTTGAGCCGGAGAAACTCCAAGATAGAGGAGCCCCAGGAGGTGTTGGAGAGTGGACAACGCAAACGTTCAGCCCGTCCTGGCTCCGCCTCTGCGAAAG aATCTGGAGCCAGTCCCACCCAGTCCAAACGAAGGAAATCCAAgtag